One genomic region from Haloarcula taiwanensis encodes:
- a CDS encoding chromosome segregation protein (Involved in DNA double-strand break repair (DSBR). The rad50/mre11 complex possesses single-strand endonuclease activity and ATP-dependent double-strand-specific 3'-5' exonuclease activity. Rad50 provides an ATP-dependent control of mre11 by unwinding and/or repositioning DNA ends into the mre11 active site), with translation MKFQRVKLSNFKCYDDADLRLDNGVTVIHGLNGSGKSSLLEACFFALYGSKALDENLGDVVTIGADDCTVELWFSHAGGDYHLTRRVRATGAQPTTAKCVLETPEGNYEGARDVRRRVTELLRMDSEAFVNCAYVRQGEVNKLINASPGDRQDMLDDLLQLGKLEEYRERASDARVGVGRVRDDKQGALSQLDEQIQEKESKDLHERLNSLETKESELQDEIEHIEDQKATAEETLTQAESVLEEYEEKREELAALEDDIEELETTITETETERTDLKERIGELQDRRESLQEQLAETVSETDLDSSEPDPDTVDARLEERQSRDDDLQGRIEDQRVDAKEHSSTADALADSAADLESRAEEKRKEADELEADIEAAREAIAERREQISDIDDQIAALEARFENAPTDRNGAQSYKESVASDLEEARQQVTELETKLESERESLAEAEALLEAGKCPECGQDVAESPHVDSIEDDRERIAELESTLADAREEVETLESKHETAAELVETADELATLENNRSNIVQLVEEKANGLDADQERIETLREEAADHESEAETKREKAAEAREQAEDCRSVVAECNQERQQVKQSIERLERVEDLLGKIDDCDDDIERLREKRSQQAELNDQRREQLAEKRERKQDLAESFDEERIDEARNEKQRAEQYIEQAEEALAEKRQKRDELQNAIGGVTNEIEELESLRDRRENLEVTLEKLETLYEETEELQEMYGALRAELRQRNVETLERMLNQTFDLVYQNDSYSHIELDGQYQLTVYQKDGEPLEPEQLSGGERALFNLSLRCAIYRLLAEGIEGAAPMPPLILDEPTVFLDSGHVTQLLDLVEYMRDEVGVEQILVVSHDEELVGAADDLVRVEKDATTNRSRVEQVEATVAELA, from the coding sequence ATGAAATTCCAACGGGTCAAGCTATCCAATTTCAAGTGCTACGACGATGCCGACCTGCGACTGGACAACGGCGTGACCGTCATCCACGGACTCAATGGGAGCGGGAAGTCATCCCTACTTGAGGCCTGTTTCTTCGCGCTGTACGGCTCGAAGGCGCTGGACGAGAACCTCGGCGATGTGGTTACTATCGGGGCCGACGACTGCACTGTCGAATTGTGGTTTTCTCACGCCGGCGGCGACTATCACCTCACGCGCCGGGTCCGCGCGACCGGGGCGCAACCGACGACGGCGAAGTGTGTGCTCGAGACGCCCGAGGGGAACTACGAGGGGGCACGCGACGTGCGCCGACGCGTTACGGAGCTCCTACGGATGGACAGCGAGGCGTTCGTTAACTGCGCGTACGTCCGTCAGGGCGAGGTAAACAAGCTCATCAACGCCTCTCCCGGCGACCGACAAGATATGCTCGACGACCTCCTGCAACTGGGGAAACTGGAGGAGTACCGCGAGCGGGCCAGCGACGCCCGCGTCGGGGTCGGTCGCGTGCGCGATGACAAACAGGGGGCACTCTCACAACTCGACGAGCAGATACAGGAGAAAGAGTCGAAAGACCTCCACGAGCGCCTGAACAGCTTGGAAACAAAGGAATCGGAACTGCAGGACGAGATCGAGCACATTGAGGACCAGAAGGCCACTGCCGAGGAGACGCTCACGCAGGCCGAATCGGTCCTCGAAGAGTACGAGGAGAAACGCGAGGAACTGGCGGCGCTGGAAGACGACATCGAAGAACTGGAGACGACCATCACAGAGACGGAGACGGAACGAACCGACCTCAAAGAGCGCATCGGGGAGCTACAGGACCGCCGGGAATCGCTTCAGGAGCAACTCGCGGAAACGGTTTCCGAGACCGACCTCGACAGTTCGGAGCCGGACCCCGACACCGTCGATGCGCGACTCGAAGAGCGACAGTCTCGCGACGACGACCTGCAGGGCCGCATCGAGGACCAGCGCGTCGACGCAAAGGAACACAGCAGCACGGCTGATGCGCTCGCTGACAGCGCTGCCGACCTCGAATCCCGGGCCGAGGAGAAACGCAAAGAGGCCGACGAACTGGAAGCAGACATCGAAGCCGCGCGGGAGGCCATCGCCGAGCGCCGGGAGCAGATCAGCGACATCGACGACCAGATCGCTGCCCTCGAAGCCCGGTTCGAGAACGCGCCGACCGACCGCAACGGGGCGCAGTCGTACAAAGAATCTGTCGCCAGTGACCTCGAAGAGGCCCGACAGCAGGTGACCGAACTGGAGACGAAACTGGAGAGCGAGCGCGAGTCGCTCGCGGAGGCCGAGGCGCTGCTGGAGGCCGGCAAGTGCCCCGAGTGCGGGCAGGACGTGGCCGAGTCACCGCACGTCGACTCCATCGAGGACGACCGCGAGCGAATCGCGGAGCTGGAGTCGACGCTCGCAGACGCTCGCGAAGAAGTCGAAACACTGGAGTCGAAACACGAGACGGCGGCGGAGCTGGTCGAGACAGCGGACGAACTGGCGACGCTCGAAAACAACCGCTCGAACATCGTCCAACTCGTTGAGGAGAAGGCGAACGGGCTGGACGCGGATCAAGAGCGTATCGAAACCCTCCGAGAGGAAGCAGCGGACCACGAGTCCGAGGCCGAGACGAAACGTGAGAAAGCCGCCGAAGCCCGCGAGCAGGCGGAAGACTGCCGCTCGGTCGTCGCGGAGTGCAATCAGGAGCGCCAGCAGGTCAAGCAGTCGATTGAGCGTCTAGAGCGGGTCGAAGACCTGCTTGGGAAGATCGACGACTGCGACGACGACATCGAGCGCTTGCGGGAGAAGCGCAGTCAGCAGGCCGAACTAAACGACCAGCGCCGCGAACAGCTCGCGGAGAAGCGCGAGCGCAAGCAGGACCTGGCCGAATCGTTCGACGAAGAGCGAATTGATGAAGCCCGCAACGAGAAGCAACGCGCGGAACAGTACATCGAGCAGGCCGAAGAGGCGCTGGCGGAGAAACGCCAGAAGCGCGACGAACTACAAAACGCCATCGGCGGTGTCACGAACGAAATCGAGGAACTGGAGTCACTGCGGGACCGGCGCGAGAACCTCGAAGTGACCCTGGAGAAACTCGAAACGCTGTACGAGGAGACCGAGGAGCTACAGGAGATGTACGGCGCGCTTCGAGCGGAACTGCGCCAGCGCAATGTCGAAACCCTCGAACGGATGCTCAATCAGACGTTCGACTTGGTGTACCAGAACGACTCGTACTCACACATCGAGCTTGATGGACAGTACCAGCTGACGGTGTACCAGAAGGACGGCGAACCGCTGGAACCCGAACAGCTCTCCGGCGGCGAGCGCGCGCTGTTCAACCTCAGCCTGCGATGTGCTATCTATCGTCTGCTCGCGGAGGGTATCGAAGGAGCCGCACCGATGCCGCCGCTAATCCTCGACGAGCCGACGGTATTCCTTGATTCAGGCCACGTCACGCAACTGCTTGACCTTGTGGAGTACATGCGCGACGAGGTTGGCGTCGAACAGATTCTCGTGGTCAGTCACGACGAGGAACTCGTCGGTGCAGCGGACGACCTCGTCCGTGTCGAGAAGGACGCAACGACCAACCGCTCGCGGGTCGAGCAGGTCGAAGCGACGGTCGCGGAACTGGCCTGA
- a CDS encoding DNA repair exonuclease, which yields MTRVIHTGDTHVGYQQYNVPDRRDDFLDAFRQVVRDAIGDDADAVVHAGDLFHDRRPALADIMGTLSVLEELSEASIPFLAVVGNHEAKRDAQWLDLYESLGQATRLNDEPTVIGDTAFYGLDFVPRSQRDDLDYDFAAHDADSAALVTHGLFQPFEYGDWDAEEILTESSVEFDAMLLGDNHDPGKQQVEDTWVTYCGSTERASASEREDRGYNIVTFDDEVRITRRGLDTREFVFVDVDLGPEEGVERVRSRVGQHDLADAVVIVSISGDGDPVTPASVESFALDRGALVARVTDHREITAEERETEISFADPDDAVTERVRELGLSEAAHDIDETIRASKVADANVKDEVERHVRELLSEESDALAADTETAASDGASDTDATAGANEGEGDDGAPANEADGTDSESQASVEEFL from the coding sequence ATGACACGGGTGATACACACCGGCGATACCCACGTCGGATATCAGCAGTACAACGTCCCTGACCGACGGGACGACTTCCTTGATGCGTTCCGGCAGGTGGTCCGAGACGCCATCGGGGACGACGCTGACGCTGTCGTCCACGCCGGTGACCTGTTCCACGACCGCCGTCCGGCTTTGGCCGACATCATGGGCACGCTGAGCGTCCTCGAAGAACTCTCTGAAGCCAGTATCCCCTTCCTTGCTGTCGTAGGAAACCACGAGGCCAAGCGGGACGCCCAGTGGCTCGACCTGTACGAGTCACTCGGCCAGGCGACGCGGCTCAACGACGAGCCGACTGTCATCGGCGACACCGCCTTCTACGGCCTCGATTTCGTGCCACGCTCGCAACGCGACGACCTCGACTATGATTTTGCCGCCCACGACGCAGACAGCGCCGCGCTGGTCACCCACGGCCTGTTCCAGCCCTTCGAGTACGGCGACTGGGACGCCGAAGAAATTCTGACCGAATCGTCGGTCGAGTTCGACGCGATGTTGCTCGGTGACAACCACGACCCCGGCAAACAGCAGGTCGAAGATACCTGGGTCACCTACTGCGGGTCGACCGAGCGCGCGAGTGCGAGCGAACGCGAGGACCGCGGCTACAACATCGTCACCTTCGACGACGAAGTACGCATCACACGTCGCGGTCTCGACACCCGCGAGTTCGTCTTTGTCGACGTGGACCTCGGGCCCGAGGAAGGCGTCGAACGGGTCCGGAGCCGCGTCGGCCAGCACGACCTGGCGGACGCCGTCGTCATCGTCTCCATCAGCGGCGACGGCGACCCGGTTACTCCGGCCAGCGTCGAATCATTTGCACTTGACCGGGGTGCGCTCGTGGCTCGCGTCACCGACCACCGGGAAATCACGGCCGAGGAGCGAGAAACGGAGATCAGCTTCGCCGACCCTGACGACGCCGTCACCGAGCGCGTCCGCGAGCTCGGACTGAGCGAGGCCGCCCACGACATCGACGAGACGATACGCGCCTCGAAGGTCGCCGACGCGAACGTCAAGGACGAGGTCGAACGGCACGTCCGCGAACTGCTTTCCGAGGAGTCAGATGCCCTCGCAGCCGACACCGAGACGGCGGCGAGCGATGGCGCGTCCGACACCGACGCCACCGCGGGTGCAAACGAGGGCGAAGGCGACGACGGAGCACCAGCGAACGAAGCCGACGGCACAGACAGCGAGAGTCAAGCGAGCGTCGAGGAGTTCCTGTGA
- a CDS encoding RNA-binding protein — translation MTRVAAGGLQIDAAAAFASENPLLIAGVAVVLLALLGTGIWVHRYLNRTPGERLRRTLTHYDRITVLMHPNPDPDAMASALAVNQLIAGTETSASLQYPGEIRRPENRAFQTVLDLDFDHIETVNDINGEAVVLVDHNTARGFPGAEEVEPVAVIDHHPGNGSGNEFTDIRSDYGACATIFASYFNQLEFEFSDTGESIDIDAAPAETIPCALATGLMYGIQSDTRSLTNGCESEDFAAAAFLYDGMDSDLLNRIANPQVDAEVLDVKSRAIGKREVRAPYAFSDVGEVSNTDAIPQAADELETLEGVSAVVVVGEKEGTMRIAGRSRDDRVHIGRAIEAVVDNIPMAEGGGHARMGGGKVPIKHMAGLGPSDGVSREDFRERVFDAMSGDL, via the coding sequence ATGACACGCGTTGCCGCCGGCGGACTCCAGATTGACGCCGCCGCGGCGTTCGCTAGCGAGAACCCTTTGTTGATCGCTGGTGTCGCTGTGGTCCTTCTCGCCCTCCTCGGTACCGGTATCTGGGTACACCGGTATCTCAACCGAACGCCCGGCGAACGACTGCGTCGAACGTTGACCCACTACGACCGGATTACGGTGTTGATGCACCCGAATCCCGATCCAGACGCGATGGCCTCTGCTCTGGCTGTCAACCAACTCATCGCCGGCACCGAGACATCGGCGTCGCTACAGTACCCGGGGGAGATACGCCGTCCGGAGAACCGGGCCTTCCAGACGGTGTTGGATCTGGACTTCGACCACATCGAGACTGTCAACGACATCAACGGGGAGGCAGTCGTCCTCGTCGACCACAACACGGCACGCGGCTTCCCCGGGGCCGAGGAGGTCGAGCCGGTTGCCGTCATCGACCATCATCCCGGCAACGGGAGTGGCAACGAGTTCACCGACATCCGGTCCGACTACGGGGCCTGTGCGACCATTTTCGCGAGCTACTTCAATCAGTTAGAGTTCGAGTTCAGCGACACGGGGGAGAGTATCGATATCGACGCGGCACCGGCAGAAACCATCCCCTGTGCGCTGGCAACGGGGCTGATGTACGGCATCCAGTCAGATACCCGGTCGCTGACAAACGGGTGTGAGTCCGAGGACTTCGCGGCCGCTGCGTTCCTCTACGATGGGATGGACAGCGATTTGCTCAACCGTATCGCAAACCCCCAAGTCGACGCGGAAGTGCTCGACGTGAAATCCCGGGCCATCGGGAAACGAGAGGTGCGCGCGCCGTACGCGTTCAGCGACGTTGGCGAGGTGTCGAACACGGATGCGATTCCACAGGCAGCCGACGAGCTGGAGACGTTAGAGGGTGTCTCTGCAGTCGTCGTCGTCGGCGAGAAGGAAGGGACCATGCGCATCGCCGGGCGCTCGCGGGACGACCGCGTCCACATCGGCCGGGCGATAGAGGCCGTCGTCGACAATATCCCGATGGCCGAGGGGGGCGGCCACGCGCGGATGGGCGGCGGGAAAGTCCCGATCAAGCACATGGCCGGTCTCGGACCCAGCGATGGAGTCTCCCGTGAAGACTTCCGCGAACGAGTGTTCGACGCTATGAGTGGCGACCTGTAA
- a CDS encoding type II secretion protein, whose translation MREWLFGSSTAADCRCETTIESGRLVVTADECPGGGDLAASADCRATVVDSLSSAGIETVVTAQAGQARVYVDRAAAVLAAAGRFATRVASLDDRLAARARRDPVAAATEAIGRAGPVADLAAETGLAVATEGFDTSEQALTAYTGPTISDARVGTAPPADATLRGQQALPTDAIVRRYDAHGDQLPVYHIEPREQRFDPDTMETLVEAYRRVATAATDGGCHPYDAAAAVAGDSTTATAVGAVLEKHTGGLGILEDIFADKRVSDVFATAPVSDIRLRVRCNGETMRTNVRLTPSGADTLASTFRRSSGRAFSRANPTLDATATVADRQIRVAGVSEPVSDGLAFAFRAHNSDVWRLADFVDNGTMPAAVAGLLSVAVERGGACLVAGPRGAGKTTTLGALLWELPHEVRTILIEDTPELPASSLQSDGRDVQALRTTSGDGPSVDATEALRTALRLGEGALAVGEVRGEEAGVLYEAMRVGGGDGAVLGTIHGNGPEAVRERLVSDLDVPVQSFAATDLVITLAPPASAHGRGIESVAEIVSHGDCVSFETLYERDGPTATATGRLTRGNSRLVESIAAPDESYAEVLDTIEARTKRFEESVAVETRGNEPPTDEAQP comes from the coding sequence ATGCGTGAGTGGCTCTTCGGGTCATCGACAGCGGCCGACTGTCGCTGTGAAACGACTATCGAGAGTGGGCGGCTGGTGGTGACGGCCGACGAGTGTCCGGGCGGCGGCGACCTCGCCGCGTCGGCTGACTGCCGGGCGACAGTCGTCGATTCGCTCTCGTCGGCCGGTATCGAGACAGTCGTCACAGCGCAAGCGGGACAGGCGCGAGTGTACGTCGACCGAGCGGCGGCGGTACTCGCCGCGGCAGGCCGGTTCGCGACCAGAGTCGCCTCGCTGGACGACCGCCTCGCAGCCCGTGCCCGACGGGACCCCGTCGCTGCCGCGACAGAGGCAATCGGCCGAGCGGGGCCGGTCGCCGACTTGGCGGCAGAGACCGGATTGGCTGTCGCCACCGAGGGCTTCGACACCAGCGAACAGGCGCTTACTGCCTACACCGGGCCAACGATTAGCGACGCCCGTGTCGGGACAGCGCCGCCGGCGGATGCGACGCTCCGGGGCCAGCAGGCGCTCCCGACAGATGCCATCGTTCGGAGATACGACGCGCACGGCGACCAACTGCCGGTGTATCATATCGAGCCCCGCGAACAGCGGTTCGACCCAGACACGATGGAGACGCTTGTCGAAGCGTACAGGCGAGTCGCGACCGCTGCCACCGACGGCGGCTGTCACCCGTACGATGCAGCTGCCGCGGTGGCCGGTGACAGTACGACGGCAACCGCGGTCGGTGCCGTGCTCGAAAAGCACACGGGCGGGCTCGGGATCTTGGAAGATATCTTCGCCGATAAGCGGGTGTCCGACGTGTTCGCCACAGCCCCAGTGAGTGACATCCGGCTCCGAGTGCGTTGTAACGGTGAAACGATGCGAACGAACGTCCGGCTGACGCCTTCAGGTGCGGACACGCTTGCATCGACATTCAGGCGGTCGAGCGGCCGGGCGTTCTCGCGAGCGAACCCGACGCTCGATGCAACGGCGACGGTGGCTGACCGGCAGATTCGTGTCGCCGGTGTGAGTGAACCGGTCAGTGACGGCCTCGCCTTCGCCTTTCGCGCCCACAACAGCGACGTGTGGCGGTTGGCCGACTTCGTCGACAATGGGACGATGCCGGCCGCCGTCGCCGGACTGCTCTCCGTCGCCGTGGAGCGCGGCGGGGCCTGCCTCGTCGCCGGTCCCCGCGGTGCGGGCAAGACGACAACGCTCGGGGCGTTGCTCTGGGAACTTCCCCACGAGGTCCGGACAATCCTGATCGAGGACACGCCCGAACTTCCGGCGTCGTCGTTGCAGTCCGACGGCCGGGACGTGCAGGCGCTTCGGACCACCAGCGGAGACGGACCATCAGTAGATGCTACAGAGGCCCTGCGGACCGCGCTCCGACTCGGCGAAGGCGCGCTCGCCGTTGGAGAGGTCCGCGGCGAGGAGGCCGGCGTTCTCTACGAGGCGATGCGTGTCGGTGGCGGCGACGGGGCCGTCCTCGGGACGATTCACGGCAACGGCCCCGAAGCCGTTCGGGAACGGTTGGTGTCGGACCTCGACGTCCCGGTCCAGTCGTTCGCCGCGACAGACCTCGTGATAACGCTGGCTCCGCCCGCGTCGGCGCACGGCCGCGGTATCGAATCTGTCGCGGAAATCGTCTCTCATGGCGATTGTGTATCTTTCGAGACACTCTACGAACGCGACGGACCGACAGCGACAGCTACCGGTCGCCTGACGCGGGGTAACAGCCGTCTGGTGGAGTCCATCGCCGCGCCCGACGAGTCCTACGCCGAGGTACTCGACACTATCGAGGCGCGAACCAAACGATTCGAGGAGTCGGTGGCTGTCGAGACACGCGGGAACGAGCCGCCCACAGACGAGGCCCAGCCGTGA
- a CDS encoding type II secretion system protein, which translates to MSYASGSDDSGDSASTAPAAPLTTAVVAAYLGTVEVPDDYRRACQLLSVTTPPEALLAASYVVAVCGSLLALLVAVTVTGLLATTVSLGFLALSLSVAALGRYGVPFAAKAKRIRTLGAAPSLVTTLVLGVTLWPSAERAAAFAGRTGRGLLATRLDHHRQRAAGTPRSGLGTFAAAWSDRFPALERAVGLVENATAAPAEERPEILERARRCILDGTRDEMAAFAASIRGPATGLYAFGVLLPLAMASLLPAAAAAGVPVTAPVLAGTYGVVMPAALLVACCWLLGRRPVAFPPATIPRSHPDVPASALPSVVVGIGAGIGGWLLAGALVAAWASPIGALGAGVGSALVSYYRPVAEVRDYVTDVEAGLPDVLSAVGRRLGRGESVETALVEAVDETPTPTSAVIEAAVARQECLGTSVEGAFLGPGGALADVPSRRTHRAAILLDTAATIGPPAGTSVTAMGEHLDALRAIERETRRDLAQITETLSNTAALFGPLIGGATVALAGSMGGGEQFATVSSALLGPVVGWYVLVLAVLLTMLSAGLHRGLDRALAGYRTGLALLSATATFLAAVVATGLLV; encoded by the coding sequence GTGAGCTACGCCAGCGGTTCAGACGACTCCGGCGACAGCGCGAGCACGGCACCAGCCGCACCGCTCACAACCGCGGTCGTTGCGGCCTACCTGGGCACTGTCGAGGTACCAGACGACTACCGGCGAGCGTGTCAGTTGCTCTCGGTTACGACTCCGCCTGAGGCACTGCTGGCGGCGAGTTACGTCGTTGCCGTGTGTGGCTCCCTGCTCGCACTGCTCGTCGCTGTGACGGTGACCGGACTGCTGGCGACAACCGTCAGCCTCGGGTTCCTCGCCCTGTCTCTGAGCGTTGCGGCGCTGGGACGGTACGGCGTGCCGTTCGCCGCGAAAGCAAAGCGGATTCGAACGCTGGGGGCCGCACCCTCGCTTGTCACGACGCTGGTGCTCGGCGTGACACTGTGGCCAAGCGCCGAACGGGCGGCGGCGTTCGCCGGACGAACCGGACGCGGGCTCCTCGCCACACGGCTGGACCACCATCGGCAGCGAGCCGCGGGCACGCCACGGAGCGGTCTGGGAACGTTCGCGGCGGCTTGGAGCGACCGGTTCCCGGCGCTCGAACGCGCAGTCGGATTGGTCGAGAACGCGACGGCGGCCCCGGCCGAGGAGCGGCCCGAGATCCTCGAACGTGCACGGCGATGCATCCTCGACGGGACGCGCGACGAGATGGCGGCCTTTGCGGCCTCGATTCGCGGACCGGCGACCGGCCTGTACGCCTTCGGTGTGCTCTTGCCGCTGGCGATGGCGTCACTGCTGCCCGCCGCCGCTGCCGCAGGTGTGCCAGTGACAGCTCCCGTGTTGGCTGGGACCTACGGCGTCGTCATGCCCGCCGCGCTGCTGGTCGCCTGTTGCTGGCTTTTAGGACGGCGACCGGTCGCGTTCCCGCCTGCAACAATCCCGCGAAGCCACCCGGACGTGCCGGCGTCGGCACTCCCCTCAGTTGTGGTCGGAATCGGCGCCGGAATCGGGGGGTGGCTCCTTGCCGGCGCGCTCGTCGCTGCGTGGGCGTCTCCTATCGGGGCACTCGGGGCCGGCGTCGGGAGCGCGCTCGTCAGCTACTACCGACCCGTCGCCGAGGTCCGGGACTACGTCACCGACGTTGAAGCAGGCCTGCCGGACGTGCTATCGGCTGTCGGTCGACGGCTGGGTCGCGGCGAGTCAGTCGAAACCGCGCTTGTCGAGGCCGTCGATGAGACACCCACACCGACAAGTGCCGTCATCGAAGCCGCCGTCGCGCGTCAGGAATGCCTCGGGACCAGCGTCGAGGGAGCGTTTCTGGGTCCCGGCGGGGCGCTCGCTGACGTTCCGAGCCGTCGCACCCATCGTGCGGCAATCCTGCTGGATACGGCCGCGACAATCGGGCCACCGGCGGGAACATCCGTGACGGCGATGGGCGAGCATCTCGACGCGCTCCGGGCCATTGAGCGCGAGACGCGCCGAGACCTCGCACAGATAACCGAAACGCTGTCAAACACCGCTGCGCTGTTCGGTCCGCTTATTGGCGGTGCGACCGTCGCGCTGGCCGGGTCGATGGGCGGCGGCGAGCAGTTCGCTACCGTTTCGAGTGCGCTGCTGGGGCCGGTTGTCGGCTGGTACGTGCTCGTTCTGGCTGTGTTGCTGACGATGCTATCGGCGGGGTTGCATCGGGGCCTCGACCGCGCGCTCGCTGGGTACCGAACCGGTCTGGCGCTCCTCTCGGCCACGGCCACCTTCCTCGCCGCCGTCGTCGCGACCGGGCTGCTGGTCTAA
- a CDS encoding oxidoreductase has protein sequence MATREATWAYRDDHDEFARTFYRRFGDGVVSSIGIGTYLGDATDERDASYHDAIVTALESGINVVDTAINYRHQRSERVVGDAVADADVDREAVAVATKGGFVPFDGARPDDPGAFVRSEYLDTGIVDRDDLVAGQHCIAPDYIDDQVDRSLANLGLDTIDLYYVHNPETQLKATSRKAVYDQLEATFEQLEERAAAGDIRHYGVATWGGFRVPTDHDSYLSLPEVVERARAAAETIGNAATHLRAIQLPFNVAMADAFTVESHNGAEGLQSALWFAHEAGLDVFTSASIMQGKLAAELPDDVAAKLAGETSAQRAVNFARSAPGVTCSLVGTGSVEHARENVDAGRYEPLGADAFDAVFE, from the coding sequence ATGGCTACACGGGAGGCGACCTGGGCGTACCGGGACGACCACGACGAGTTCGCGCGTACTTTTTATCGGCGGTTCGGCGACGGCGTCGTCTCCAGCATCGGCATCGGCACGTATCTGGGCGACGCGACCGACGAGCGGGATGCGAGCTACCACGACGCTATCGTCACGGCGCTCGAATCCGGCATCAATGTCGTCGACACGGCGATAAACTACCGCCACCAGCGCTCCGAGCGTGTCGTCGGCGACGCCGTCGCGGACGCCGACGTGGACCGTGAGGCCGTCGCCGTCGCAACCAAGGGCGGCTTCGTCCCCTTCGACGGGGCTCGGCCGGACGACCCCGGCGCGTTCGTCCGGTCGGAGTACCTCGACACCGGCATCGTCGACCGCGACGACCTCGTTGCCGGCCAGCACTGCATTGCGCCTGACTACATCGACGACCAGGTCGACCGGTCGCTGGCGAATCTTGGACTGGATACAATCGATCTCTACTACGTTCACAATCCGGAGACACAACTAAAAGCGACATCCCGAAAGGCAGTGTACGACCAGCTAGAAGCAACCTTCGAGCAACTGGAGGAACGAGCGGCGGCCGGCGATATCAGACACTACGGCGTCGCGACGTGGGGGGGGTTCCGCGTACCCACCGACCACGACAGCTATCTCTCGCTCCCTGAGGTCGTCGAGCGTGCACGCGCGGCGGCAGAGACAATCGGCAACGCGGCGACGCACCTCCGCGCGATTCAGTTGCCCTTTAACGTCGCGATGGCCGACGCGTTCACCGTTGAGTCCCACAACGGCGCGGAAGGGCTGCAGTCGGCGCTGTGGTTCGCTCACGAGGCCGGGCTGGACGTGTTCACCAGCGCATCCATCATGCAGGGCAAGCTGGCCGCGGAGCTCCCGGACGACGTCGCGGCGAAACTCGCAGGCGAAACAAGCGCACAGCGCGCTGTCAACTTCGCACGCAGCGCGCCGGGCGTGACCTGCTCGCTGGTCGGCACGGGATCGGTCGAACACGCCCGGGAGAACGTCGATGCCGGTCGGTACGAGCCGCTCGGTGCTGACGCGTTCGACGCGGTCTTCGAGTAG
- a CDS encoding NAD(P)-dependent oxidoreductase, whose translation MTKRVAVLGCGYVGLELGRQLRDDYEVVGVRRSDSGISAIEDAGFEAVRADVTDAESLSAVPDADWLVFAASSGGRGAEAAREVYVEGLRTAIDHFWSRADPPERLVYTSSTGVYGDHDGAWVDEDTPLDPQTEKTEVLAEAERVARERPVEHDGHGTVARFAGLYGPDRYRLERYLEGPVTAGYLNMIHRADAAGAVRHLLTEGHREEVVLVVDDEPVKKWAFADWLAEQCDVPFPPKQTTEERLADESLSETAKRRIQTSKRCSNERLRELGYDLKYPTFREGYRDAIRGYRQY comes from the coding sequence GTGACGAAGCGCGTTGCCGTTCTGGGCTGTGGCTACGTCGGCCTCGAACTCGGTCGACAACTGCGCGACGACTACGAGGTCGTGGGCGTTCGCCGGTCCGATAGCGGCATCTCGGCTATCGAAGACGCCGGTTTCGAGGCGGTCCGGGCCGACGTAACTGACGCCGAGTCGCTGTCTGCGGTGCCGGACGCCGACTGGCTTGTCTTCGCCGCAAGCTCCGGCGGGCGGGGAGCCGAGGCGGCCCGCGAGGTATACGTCGAGGGGCTCCGGACAGCTATCGACCACTTCTGGTCGCGGGCCGACCCGCCCGAGCGACTGGTGTACACCTCCAGTACCGGTGTCTACGGCGACCACGACGGCGCGTGGGTCGACGAGGACACACCACTGGACCCACAGACCGAGAAGACCGAAGTACTGGCCGAGGCGGAGCGGGTCGCTCGTGAGCGCCCAGTAGAACACGATGGCCACGGAACCGTCGCCCGCTTCGCCGGCCTGTACGGTCCAGACCGCTACCGACTGGAGCGGTATCTGGAGGGACCAGTGACGGCGGGCTACCTGAACATGATCCACCGGGCCGACGCGGCCGGTGCAGTGCGCCACCTGCTGACAGAGGGGCACCGCGAGGAAGTTGTACTGGTCGTCGACGACGAACCCGTCAAGAAGTGGGCTTTTGCCGACTGGCTGGCCGAGCAGTGCGACGTCCCGTTCCCGCCGAAACAGACGACCGAGGAACGACTGGCTGACGAGAGCCTCTCGGAGACCGCAAAGCGTCGTATTCAGACGAGCAAGCGGTGCTCGAACGAACGGCTACGGGAACTGGGCTACGACCTAAAGTACCCGACGTTCCGGGAGGGATACCGCGACGCTATCCGAGGATACCGGCAATATTAG